DNA sequence from the Geothermobacter hydrogeniphilus genome:
ACAGCCTGCTGACCAAGGCCTACCGCGAGCGCGCCAGCGACATCCATCTCGAACCTTTCGAAACCGAACTGGTGGTCCGCTACCGCATCGACGGCATCCTCTACGAGGTACTGCGACCACCACAGCGGGCGCATGCCGCCATCATCTCGCGACTGAAGATCATGGCCGGGCTCGACATCGCCGAAAAACGCCTGCCCCAGGACGGTCGCTTCCGGGTACGGATTGCCGGCAAGGACCTCGACGTGCGCGTCTCCTCCCTGCCGACCGCCTTCGGCGAACGACTGGTACTGCGGCTGCTGGAAAAGAGTTCCAGCGTCCTCGACCTGGCCGACATCGGCATGGACCGGAAACTGCTGCAGCAGCTCGGCGGTCTGATTACGCAACCGCACGGCATCTTCCTGGTCACCGGGCCGACCGGCTCGGGCAAGACCACCACCCTCTACGCCGCCCTGACCCGGCTCAACAACCGCGAAAAGAACATCATCACCGTCGAAGACCCGATCGAGTACCAGCTCACCGGCATCAGCCAGATCCAGGTCAACCCGAAGATCGACCTGACCTTCGCCGCCGGGCTGCGCTCGATCCTGCGCCAGGATCCGGACATCATCATGGTCGGTGAAATCCGTGACGGCGAAACCGCCGAGATCGCCGTGCAATCGGCGCTGACCGGCCACATGGTCTTCTCGACCCTGCACACCAACGACGCCGCCGGCGCCCTCACCCGGCTGACCGAAATGGGAATCGAACCGTTTCTCGCCGCCAGCTCGATCAGCGGGATCCTCGCCCAGCGCCTGGTACGGCAGCTCTGCCCCCATTGCCGCCAGGCCTACACACCGACCCCCGAGGTGCTGGCCGAGATCGGCAGCGGCATCAGCCTGCCGCCGAACGT
Encoded proteins:
- the gspE gene encoding type II secretion system ATPase GspE, which translates into the protein MIQWTRLGELLQQQFGIEAETIAAALQVQTDQGGRLGDILSERFGLSGKILGAALAKQFNLPFFETLPEPTGVGELIDRLPLGYVREQRIFPLEQDKGRLLLAVADPGNGRAVNDLVALTGNQVEICLATEEEILGAVNRAYEQQADKTDNLAPDIGSSDDGLDPQLEPADLLDTSDEAPIIRFVNSLLTKAYRERASDIHLEPFETELVVRYRIDGILYEVLRPPQRAHAAIISRLKIMAGLDIAEKRLPQDGRFRVRIAGKDLDVRVSSLPTAFGERLVLRLLEKSSSVLDLADIGMDRKLLQQLGGLITQPHGIFLVTGPTGSGKTTTLYAALTRLNNREKNIITVEDPIEYQLTGISQIQVNPKIDLTFAAGLRSILRQDPDIIMVGEIRDGETAEIAVQSALTGHMVFSTLHTNDAAGALTRLTEMGIEPFLAASSISGILAQRLVRQLCPHCRQAYTPTPEVLAEIGSGISLPPNVKFYQGRGCDECLQIGYRGRTGIYELLVMDDHIRDLLMQGKDATSIRHAAQRAGMLSLRHSGLNKVLAGETSLEEVLRVTQDES